The DNA region CGCAAGAGTCCAGAAGACGCCAAGCTGTGAACGGGCCGAGCCCAAGCCCTACACATGAGACGGCCTGTGGGCACCGCACTTCAGCCGTCAACGgctgccccgccgccgagcaggcagAAGGGCCCGCTGGAAGGGGGGAAGGAAACCCATCATCAAGAAGACTCGTCGTGGTctgagggggcgggcgcgtgcAGTCGCGAGTCGAGCCCTTTGCTCGAGCGCGAAAGCAGCGCGCTATCACGTTACCTGTTTCCGTCAAGGGCCATGTCGTGTAATGCCGGACATTTCCTCGTCGGGTATGGAGGCTCGGCTCGGGCAGCAAGTTTGGACGCGGGGGACTGGGATCGTGGCTGTGGGCTTGACACCGGGCATGTCTGAGCACTGCCAGCCACTGCAGGCAGCAGCTCACGTCTTGTTGATCCAAGGCGGGGGCGAGTTGGAATGGCGAGGAAAAAGCCGATTCAAGCTGGTAGGGACTAGATCTTGCCTCACTTCGTAGTGCATCGTCAGTCCCGGGTGTTGTATTGATGAGCAAAGTGCCCCCTCGTCAGTCGCCGTCCATGCCAACGAAAAGTGAGTTCGGCACAGGTTCCAATGCTGAAATGTTATTGTACATAGGTATAGGTCTGCCCGGGGAGATAGAAGACCTAGCGTTTCCCACGTGGAGCAACCCAGGTTGGCATCCAACGAGCCAACGAAAAACACGATCTCGGTGCCGCATCCGCATCCAAGTCCTCTATTTCTTCATGGTTTCCCACAATGCGCAGAAACGCCTGGTCCAGAGTCGTGGGGATTATACTGATATGACGGATGCCGAGGTGGGCCATGTTGTCCTCGAGCAGAAGGACCAAACGTCCAATAGCGCCCTGCCGTTTCTCGCAGACAACTTCCTTTTCGGCGCTGATGCAACCCGGTGGCGAGATCGGCACGTTCTCGCGGCGGATGGACACGCGGAACCGGCCACCAGGTGCGTTTGCTTCGACGTGAGCTTCGGGCAATGTGCTGCGAATCCACTCGATGATTCGCTGGCCACCTCCATCCGTGAGATCAGGTGCCGGATTGGCGACAATGTTGACTTGCAGCAGGTCTCCAAATTTGCTGCATATGTCTTTGGGTGTGCCAGTGACCAGCATTCGGCGTGCCAGTATTCCTATCTGGTCGGCCACTGCTTCTGCTTCCTCCATACTGTGCGTCGTCAAGAGAATCGATCGTCCCGATGCAATGCCGATTATTGTGTTCCACATCGTACGCTTCGCACTAGCATCCATGCCCGACGATGGCTCATCAAGTATCACAACCGCGGGGTTGCCTATGAGAGCAATGCCGAGGCAGAGCTTACGCTTGTTGCCCCCCGATAAGGTGCCTGCCAAGCGATCCGACAAACTCTCTAGGCCAACTGCATGTAGAACCGCATCTACGTTATGATGCATTTTAGAGATGCCACGAATGGCGGCATAGAACTCCAAGTGCTCCCGGACTGTTAGATAGTCTATTGGGTCAACCTGAGGGCAGACCCCGAGCCTGGACCGTGATGCCGTAGGGTTCGCCGTGACCACCTTATTGTCAATCGAAACAATGCCTCCGTGGAGACTCGGTTTACTCAATCCTCGGATCAGGGATATGGTCGTAGATTTGCCAGCCCCATTTGGCCCAAGCAGCGCGTAAATCTGCCCTCGGCCAACGCGGAAGGATATATTGTCCACCGCCGTGGTCTTGCCAAACGCCTTTGTTAAATTCCGTACTTCCAGGCCTTTTGTTCTGTCATCCGACGTGTCGTCTGACCCGATAATCGCCTGGTCGATCGGGGGAGCTTGTCGCGAGGTGTGCGTTTTGCCATGCCAGTCGCTCGCTGACCACTTCAGGGAGCGTGAGTCGATATATAACAGCAGCCCCAGCATGGCCAGGCACTGAGCGGAGAGGCACAATATTGAACCGCCGTACATTGCAAGGCCTGCGGGGTTGGTAAAGAGACTTTTGCCCGTGCAAGCGGAGGAGTACAGATTCTGGACTAGGAAGAGCGCTCTTGTTGCTGACCCTATTGGAGACAGCGCACATATGACGAAAGCGCTCACGAGGAGTGCTGAATCGATTCGAACTGCAGGAACGAAGGTGACGATACTCATATACGCCATCAAGTAAATCAAGAAGAACATGGCCTGTATCGAGGCTGCCCATGCAAATACCGCCAGCTGTGATTTTGCGAAAAGAGATACGATATATGATAAAAGAATAGATGCCATGCCGTATAGTAACAAAACGGCGAAGAAATATTCCAGATGGAACCAGCCACCGAATAGGCCAGCCCAAAGTGCTGTAGCCATACTGGCTGCGACGAGACTGAGGGCAGAATCAAATAGCATATATGCAGCCCACCTGGCGATCGGCTGTACACCATTGGAATATTGTAGCTCCGATATAGACTGCATGCGCTCGTAGGTCGGATATAGCGAAAACAACGCAGGGTAACATGCGAGAGCAATGCCCATGTAAATGAGCAGTCGTAATTCGCCACCACCGAAGTCAAAGGGGACATCGAGCGGTGACCATGACGACGCAATAGTAGTATTTGCTAGCATGACGTCGAGAAGTTGTTGGGCGGTGAGTGAGCTAGTGATGAACAAGTTGGCCACCCAGGCGGTCGTTGGTAAGCTGTGCTGGTCGCCGAGCCAGATGCCTGTGATAATGTTGCGGTACTCCATCTGAACGCTGTGTAAGAAGTCGTCATATGTCTCGACAAGCTTTAAGTGGCTCAGCGCTGAAGCGCCGAGAGAAGAGGGTTGGCCTGCTGTGTCCGGAAAGAGTGGCCGAGTAAGGTCTAGCAGTGACGACCCTGATGCTTGCAGAATTGTTGCTGGACCTGCGAGGAAGATTGTATTCGCTTTGTCTACTTCATTCAATGCATTTGCCGCATCCTGGCGTATCAGTGGCGAGGTGCCTCCTTGGCTCAAACAGCCCGGAAGAGGTTGTCCTTTGACGTAGAGGGCGGTGAGACCAGCGGCGACCGTGGGAAGTAGAATGGCGAGGGCATAGGTCGGCCATGTCCTGTTGAACACGAGCCCACGCTTCTTGAGCAGGACAAAAATTTGTCCCAAAGTTGTGATGATTTCTCCGTCTGTCAGTTCCAATCCACTCTGTATAAAAGGAGTTGGCCCGCGGATCGTAGTCTCGAGTGGCTGCTCGGAGTGCTCAGCCATTCGTAGGAATGCGTCTTCAAGAGTTGGACCCGAGAAGTTGTACTCGCCATGACCCTGACATTCGAGTGCTCGGACTACCCGTGCTGCCTCCCGGAGCGAAGGAGCACGATATGTCATGGTGTTGCAGGTTGTTTCTTGTAGCACCCCTTTAACTGATGGCAAGTCTTGCCACTTCGTTTGTCCGCGATTAGGGATGTCTATGGTGTACCCATTGCCAAACTTCTCTTTGAGCTCGGACGGCGAGCCTTGGACGACTGCACGCCCGTTCTTCAGAAAGACGACATGGTCAGCTAAAATATCCGCCTCGTCTAAATGGTGGGTGGTGAGTATGATCGTTCTCTTCTCGCGTTGAGCGAGAAGGATATCCCATAGCATGCGCCGTGATAATGGGTCGACTCCACTACTAACTTCGTCTATACAACAGACGCTGCTTCCGCCCACGAGCATGATACCTAGCTGAAGTTTGCGTTTCTGCCCGCCGGACAGGACCTTTGCAAAGCAGTTTTGCTTGTTATATAGGCCGATAGACTTGATTAGGTCGAGTATGTCGTCGTTCGTGTTTGCCGATCCCGGCAACTTGAGCCGGCGAAAAATTCGGAGGTGGTCTTCGACGGTCAATTCATCCCATAGCACATTCTTCTGAGGGACAATGCCTAAAGATCCCGCTGTGCAGATCGTGACGGAGCCAGATGTCGGCTTGCTCCAGCCTGCGACACACTTCAATGTAGTGGATTTTCCGCTTCCATTTGTCCCGAGCAAGGCGACGATTTGTCCACGCTTAGCCCTGAAGCTCAGCTCATTCAATGCGACAATGTTCTTAGGCGACTTGGAGAAAATTAACCTGAAACTCCGAGTCGTGAACCTTTTTGTCGCCCGATCCAAGTGCACAGCATCTTCGCCAGCATCGTTGCGCTGCTCATGGTCGTCACCACAGGCACACCACTGGCCTGACATTGATGTGGCAGTTGATAGCGAGATTTTGCCGTCAAAAAAAGCGCCAAGGAGGGGGTAGGCAAAAATCTGTACGACCAAGAAGACCCAGAAAATGGCACCTGGGACATGCCATGGACTTTTAGGGGGAGTGGCGACGAGACTTGCTGGAAGGTTCGCCAACTCAAAGCGAGCCATTAGAGTTGAGAAGAAGACGTAGGTACAGGGTGAGAAGAGTGCAGACAATATCGCGACGGCGAAAGTGGAAGGTTGCCTGATTGATTGGGCAAGAATGCCTAGGAGCAATATCGTGAGCGTTGCTGTAACGCTGCTGAGTTGCGCCGCCCTGAATAGTGAAGCGACGAGCAGAGAAAAAGATCCAAGGGCCAAGCCGGTAAGAAGCTGTAAGGTAAGCACTATGGCGAATGCGGTATTGTAAAAGACAACACATCGTAGTATAATAGAGCTGACGATCCAACTAGGCGCGTATATGATGCAAAAGGAAAGGTAGTGTGCGAGCATACGGATGCAGTATGGCATCCAGGGTTTGCGCGCCCTTATCGCAGTGTCAATGAGTTGCGACATGCTGCTCTCTTTCTCGGCAGCGATGAATCCAGTTAAATGATACGCAATCCAAATGTTGCTGCTCAGGAATGTAACGGCCATATATTTGACGATGGTACGATGTTGGAACCGTTTGACTTTCGCCTGTCTCTCATCCTCAGTCTTGCTAGTGAAAGGGAGCTCCATATGCTGGGACAGCAGGTCGCGAGTTCTGCCTCCAGACAGCTCAGCAATGACGATATTAACAGTTCGCTGTATGGGCAAAATGTAAACCTCCTCGACGTTGTTGGAGCTATCGATATCGATCGTTAGGGCGCTATTGGCGAATGCAGCATCGGTACGGATCGTGTAATTCCAGATGCCTCCAGGTCCTTCGCTGGGGGATGACTGCATAACAACCGCACCCCAGCAAATTGTAGCTCCACGTAAGTTGCTCGGACAGTCTGTGCTCAGAGAATTTTCATGATCAACGAACACGACTTCAACCTGTGGAACCTGCACCGCAACACGTCCAGCGATCAGCTGCAGTGCAAGCTCAATTTCACCGCCCCGATGTCCATTGCTAACAAGAATGATCTTTTCTTTGCCGCTACCTTTCGCTACATCAAACGCCTGCGTAAGGGTCTTGATGGGGTGTGGCTCTCCGATGCCGAATCTTGCAGGTAGCACTACCAAATCCGTGGCAAAACTGAAGAAGGTGGTCAAGGCGATGGGTAGAATGAAACTCATACAGAGGCATGTTATGGGTTGACGAAGAAGTAGGCATCTGAAGTTCTTCCGCAAAAGAGTCCAGATAAGGTAAAAGACAGACATGCTTACACCGCACTGTGTCCCGGTCGGCGTCGGTTCCTGTTGTATCAAGAATTCTCGTCGAGCTCAGCGATGGCAATGTCGCAGGCCAGATCGTAGCTATTCATGTCAGCGTCTGCAGGTTTCCTTCTCGAAGATATCACTGTTGCACTACCTATTATAGAACTCACTCCTGGTCATCAGAATGGCAGATTCTGGCGTTTTGTCAGCCAGCTTTAGCGAGCCCTCAGTAATCGTTCATTACGGTGGAAGTTCATGATATATCGCATGAGAGAGATCATACTGGCAGAAGTGGGATGGATAGCATGAGAAAACTGCTGCACAcggaagaaggaggagctgTCTGTCGCGCAATCTCGCTCGTCCGAGCCTGGTCAGAACTGGAAGGCCTTGCCAGGCTAGCGCTGTACTGACACTCCTTTGCCCCTCGGGACCATGGTGTAATGAAGGGCGTATCGTGGTATTGCGGACAAGCAACTTCTTCATGTCGCAAACCACTGAAAGTCAGTAATAGATAATCTATGTGTGCTCAAGTGAGATCACAGTCAGTACAGCAGTCAGTACAGCAATCCAACCAAGGCAGCTCTAAGCTGGGAGGGCTGCGGCTGAAAGACAGGTTTCAGCCAGGACAATATCGTTGAACGAATCATGTCGCGCACGAAGAAGCTCAGACATTAGGATATGCCGGACGCTTGTTGCTTTGTAGAACGTCGCCCGTTTTGACGCACCCTTGTGTGAGAGAGACAAGCCGCGCTCAGGAAGTTGTCCCGTGAGACGTTTTTGCCAAAGTAACGAATATGTCGTAGCAGGGCAGGGGTAGCAGGGCAGGGGTATGAGACAAGGCGGGCAACCTTGCAATTGTTCCATATTCTCTGGCTCTTTTGCCTAGGTATTGCAGATTGCATACAGGTTTGTTGTTATTTTGCATTGCGAAGGATGAGAGATCCGAGGATGGTCTCAAGTCGGTGAAGCTACTTACACTGATTAGAGCGACTTACATCTGTAAGGCGATAGGGGATCCACGAGAACAATGTATGTGCGGCTCTGACGTTTACAGATATATTTATTGGCGGTCCTTTGTATTCAAATGGCTCCCTCAGGGATCAGCTATATCGAGGGAGGGGCGTGGTAGGGATCGACGGTGATAGGGGAGCCCCTATTCCCTATCCATTGGCATATCAGCGGCACCGGGCATGGTGGTGTAGCCGGAGGGGCATTTTACATCCTTTctggggggcgggggcagaGCCAGCCCAGCATTCCTTGTACTGCTGGTGCCTGGATCTCCAATCGCCTGTATTATAGCTTACGAGCATTATATACACAGTATTCGGAGCTGCGTCCTCGCAGTCCTGCTACGGTTCACTCAGGGCGTTCGCAGGGTGCCAAGTTTCGCGAATTATCGCGTGCCACCACAACGACAAATTGGCAGCGGCCAGCAATAAGTCTCAGCCTGTGCTTGTCCCCACCTAACTTGCAAATGTCCCCGAAAAGCAACGTCTGGCGGATACGACCACAAAAGCATGACGAGGAACGGTTTCCTGCTTTGTATTTATGGGGCTATTCTTAGTCGAAAATGATATGAGACGTCCGTATCCCACGTAAGATTTCTGGCGTAGACGCCCCAGACACGACTCGCTGCAATATGCCTCGATTAACTTACGAGGCTTGCGCGACGGGCCAGTCCGTGGCATGCGGTGCCCAGGAAGCAGGGCTAAGCGAGTGGGCCTAACCCAGCAGCCATGTATCCTCCTGCCTTTCATATTCATCTGGTTAGGAGCATCAATGTCCTGGATCAGACAGCATGCAACCGAAGCACTCTTCCCCTTGGAAACTATGCCCTCCAATCTAACAGTCAGTCGAAGGCTCTCCTCCCCGCTTGCTTCAAAATGAGATTCACTAGAAAATTGTCCTTGGCTGCTCTCGTTTGTTTTATAGTGGTTGTGGTGCTTCTGCTTTTCGAGCAGGGGCAGCTAGTCAACTGGCAACTTGAAGCTCTCCGCTACGATCCAGCCGAGGCCAAAGTGCCACGGTGTGGTCGCGACAACTTGGCCAACACGGCAAAACTATGGCGAACTATAGAGGCGAAGCACAGGGGCTTACTAGAGGACAAATTTACGTATCTAAAACCACGAGTGCGCATTACAACAAACAGAGTTGGCAAGCTAACAGATGACAGTATCGCGCTTTCGACCTATCAGCGACCACAACAACTCAATCACGTCCTACAAGTACTACTTTCGACCGCGATACCATCCCTTCACGAAATTGTTGTCGTGTGGAACAATATAGACCAAACACCGCCTGGCAACTTCATCTCGGTGCATGGCGTCCATGTTCGTTTCCGTGTCTCTCTTCGAAACAGCCTGAATGAGAAGCTCTGGCCGGACCCATCGTATCAAACCAAGGCGATCTTATtgtccgacgacgatgtaTACTATCGCGCTACCGACTTGGAGTACGTCTTCCAGATGTGGCGGCAATTCGGGCAGGACCGAATAGTCGGTGCCTTAGCCAGGTGCGCGTCTGTCAATTCCGATGGAGACTGGTACTACCACTTTTGTTCTCTACGAGAAGGACAGGCAGGGGCGTACTCTATTGTCGTCACGAACTTGGCATTTGCACATATCGGCTTCCTCGATCACTATTATTCCGACGCTcaggaggcgaggcagaTTAGGGACTATGTGGACGCCCAGTTCAACTGCGAGGACATTGGACTTAACGTGTTAGCCTCGTTGCTAACGCGCAAAGGGCCTTTGCTTGTCCGCGGGAGTAAACAATGGATTAacctgtcgccgtcgaggggcATCAGTAGGGATCCCAAACACATGGAGAAACGAAGCCAGTGCCTCAATTGGTTTGCGACAGTCATTGGGTGTATGCCTTTAGTAGACGAGATGGGCAGGCTTGAGAGAGGATTCAAGCATAATCAGTGGTTTAAGTCGAGCTGGGATACTGTCGGCCTGTAGGTACGGACAGATGTGATGGAATCGTCAAGTATATCAGGTATCATACTAGATGGATGGCTCACGTTGAATATGTTGTACAACCAGAAAGAGAGCCAGAGCTAGATCTCGACGCTAAGCACGCTATCTGGTGGATTGCGTACATGCTGTCCGGCGCGGGTTCGGATTCCAAAGCGTCCTTCTTGGGTGGCTACATCTATGCTATAATCAGGTTCTCGGATGCAGCCTAAGGTCTAGTAGTAGACGAAGATTCAGCGAGAACAATACTCAATTCGCCTTCGATAGATGACACCCAGAGCATTTTTTCAAGTCAAGTAAGTCTACTCAAGATAATCAAGCCGAAATCGAATATTACGTTAATCAGCGTAAGTCCTCCTGCACGCCTAGCGGAAGATTACCTAGTGTTAGGTTAGCAAAGTTTAATAGCCGAGGACGTTTAGGTCTTAGTAACCGCTCTCGATTCGGATATCTATAATAAATCCGAGCTAATCTTAGAAGATCAAGTTCCCTTCTTCTATCTTCTTACTCTTCCGGGTGTTCCTTGTGCCTTTTTTCTCGCCGTAGATTTAGAATACTCGTAGTATTCCCGCTACTATTCTTGTCGTCGTACTTGGATAGGACCGTTTCGTAGGCCCTGCCGGTCGTTAGGATGAGCGCGACGGCACACTATCTCTTGTTTGCACCGTATACGTAGACGCCGGGGTGGCGGCTGTCGCAACTGTAGCGCTGTCTTAGTTCTAGAGCAAAGTCGCAGTTGTTTACCCGCGCACCAATTAGTGTCATATCCACGGGTACAACGCCTTGTCTCAATCATTTATGACATAGTGTCAGCtgtctcttttttttctttttcgcGTGTCTCGATGTTGACCCCGGTCTAGTGGCTGTAGATAGGCTAAGGCACCCCAACTGTGTCGCAAAAGGGCTACATCCGGGTCATGAGGAGCTCCAAAGTAACATATACTTGGCCTTTCTATCTAGTTATGGATGGGACGTGGTTAATGTTGCATACCCATACTAGTTGAGGCTATTACTTGGACCCAGAAAACGACACCTCATGTTGAATGTCAGACAGAAGCGTTTCCTGAAACTGACTTCCCGACTTTGGCCCCAGCCGCCTGGCTATCATCGTGGTGCCCTTGAATGTAGACTGCAATACGCTGCCGAAGTTTGAGTGTGCAGCGAGTTATGCCTAAGTCACTCATCCCTCATCATACGTATATGCCAAAGTCGTTCCCACGTTACAGAATGTATTAGCTCGTTCGACTGCCTCCCTCCGTCCTCTTCCTTACCAAATCGCTCATTTGCACTGTAGCGCGACGACTTGCTTCAGAGTCCCACCGCGTGCCCAATATCGTATCACAGATGCCAGGGCTGCCGAAACCATCAGAACAAGACACGTTATCTCGGCAATAGTGCTCTCGGTGAGCACGATTGTCCAGCACAAACCCCAAAAGCCGAAATTCCAGGTCAGGTCAGAGTTTTGTCGAGTTAACTTGAGCGTTTCGGTAACGTCTTAATGGCAATGAAAAGGCGTAGCCCGAGTGCTCGTACACGCCAGCCACGGCACCAACACCAGATACCAGCCAATGAAAGCGTATATCCGCACCGCCTCCACGGATAAGGGCCAGCGGGATCAGGGACGGCAGGACGATCTCAAGGAAAAGATCTGGACCGGACATGTAGCATGCGCTAATACCCCGACTTTCACCTTTGAGACAAAATCCTGTGGCCTGATTTAAGAACTTACAAATGAGCTCGCCGACATAAGGGCGGGTCGCGATATAGACAGAGACATCGTAGTTATAGCATGCATAAGACCGTCTCAGTGGGCCAGCCATGTCTGACAAGGGTCTTTATCACGGTCCCTCCGATGAACGTGGCGATATGCAGGTACATGGAGTTGAGGTTCGTTCTCGTCGACGCGAGACACGTCGTTAAATGCGATTGACATTTGCGTAGGTTGCTGAT from Purpureocillium takamizusanense chromosome 3, complete sequence includes:
- a CDS encoding uncharacterized protein (EggNog:ENOG503NZZS~COG:Q), producing the protein MEEAEAVADQIGILARRMLVTGTPKDICSKFGDLLQVNIVANPAPDLTDGGGQRIIEWIRSTLPEAHVEANAPGGRFRVSIRRENVPISPPGCISAEKEVVCEKRQGAIGRLVLLLEDNMAHLGIRHISIIPTTLDQAFLRIVGNHEEIEDLDADAAPRSCFSLARWMPTWVAPRGKR
- a CDS encoding uncharacterized protein (EggNog:ENOG503NZZS~COG:Q), whose amino-acid sequence is MINEHDFNLWNLHRNTSSDQLQCKLNFTAPMSIANKNDLFFAATFRYIKRLRKGLDGVWLSDAESCR